aaattgagttccttatcagacaaggacacctgaggagatatgtacgagccactggaggttctcagcgagaggctcaaggaggcaatgagtaggcacctgtacgccaatgctcgccccctttacagccagctcctgtggcggGTACATTTCTAACCAtatgtggcggcccacacctagcaggagatagtgggaaggcaagggagcgatacaccCGAACCTTACACCACGACCtggacattgaaatgctgaatgtggaggagcAAACTCCCAAGATAATGGACGTCCAAATCGCCAATATGATAATTAAGCGGGTGTTAGTAGACatagggagctcagtaaatattttgtacaagtcttcgctggaaaggatgaagttgtcagtgaaggatttggagccatgcaaccaaaccatttatggtttttctgacGAAGGGCTCGTGCCAACAAGGTCGATCAGGCTTCCGatcacagcaggaactgcacctgcgaagaggacattactcactacttttatagtagttgattgtccttatccatataatgctgtgattggaaggcctattctagtcgacctgcgagccatAACCTCAGTCTAGCACCCCGCCATGTAGTTTCCaactgacgcagggataggatgtgtgttaggaaaccagcgagaagtgaGGGAATGCTTCAATTCCTCGATTACTAAAGCGAAAAaagggtggatcgagggaaggagCCAAAAAGGGGTTACAATTGGCCAATGAGATACAAGCCTAATCAGGTGAGCACGttgccaaatagggtgttgcccaaagtggggatatggatttagatcctcgctttggggattttgaggaagatgtgggaccagtcgaggacctcgaggaggtccaactcgatgagtcagatccgaccagggttgtgaaagtcggtaaaaacttagagacaacaacaacacaaaaactggtggaattttttaagaagaaccaggaggtctttgcctagtTGCACAAAGATTTGGTTGGGATTGAcctagcagttatcagccatgtcttgaccatagataaaagttttccaccagtacaacagaaaagaaggttgcttgacaaagatagatcgaaagctttaaaaaaagaagtcgagaagctgaaggagaacgaATTCagtagggtagcgttttatccatcatgggtctctaatcccgtattggttcccaagccaaatgacaagtggagaacatgcgtggatttcacagaccttaataaagcctgcccaaaggattgtttcccactcccaaggatcaaccagctggtcgatgccacttcaaggcatgagatcctatcattcatggatgcatactctgggtacaatcagatcagtatgcacccacctcatgaggatcacactagctttcagactgtacatggctttattgttacaaattaatgcctttcggtttgaaaaacgctggtgcaacttaccaacgactagtcaatcacatgttcaaagagctgatcggtgtaaacatgcACTACgagaaaatggggtctttacctaccaattgtaagtgtaggtaaaactaacCTAATgatgggtaatatggtttacctaccaatattgaattggtagagattggtaagtaaaggttagtggggaaatagtctttacctacacttattaacactggtaggtaaaagaatcagtggaccccactaagttataaatcaattgatgagtcatcagatgacgtgtttgatgacatggcatcctacGTGTATGCTAACATGGTTTATGTAGTTTTACgtgtctgatgacgtggcatcatatgtggcattcaacgtggcatcatatgtggcctcctacgtggcatcctacgtggtgtcattttattagcccacatagcattattttattggtctgttacacaatttatattttgttcaaatttaatggttatgtgtaggtaaaagataataacagttatttataaatgttctatattagaaataaactagaaaaaatccatacaataataaaatgtttaatgctaaaattctttataatgttcaatactaaaataagtcataaagttatcattttaaggttacccctaccaaaataaaaaaaaacttcataaagttcattccttagtaaattaatgtaaataaactaagaatcatcttgtgactcTCGAACTGAAAAAGATGGCGACTCTCTTAAATTTGCATCTGAAGCTTGGTctgttggaggtggtggaggcggtgCCATCAAATTGTTATGACGAAGTATATCCACAACCACACTAAGTTGTTCGTTAGTAGCATTAAGGCGGGAAGTTGTATCATTAAGTCGTTCAACTAACTCTTCATAAGTTGGTTGATTACCCACAATATTTTCACGATGTGAAGTAGAAGTTGTGACACTAGGAGACCGCCCCCACCCTCGCAAGTATACTGAATCACGTCCAAGTACACGCTCCATAATCTCTTTATCAGACAGTTCTTCTGGAGGATGTTGACCCCTTAACTCCATCATTTTAtcctaataatatatttaattaattattagtaagaaatataataaataaaaatttaaattacttaCATATAATGGCCCGAGCTCTATTCCAGTCCATCCTTTCTCAGCATCATAATGCTTTAGACGCCATGTCTCAATTTGACCGGTAGGAGAAGTTAACATCATTCCATGTCGAATGTGATGTCGTGGTGTGGAGACTGGACCATTTTTCGACTCCCATTTCCTCTTTGATCGATTGGTAGTATTCTTTAATGCTCTTTCCTGAAGAAATAAATCCAAATAAAATTTATTAGAAAAAAATTTACACAACCTTTTCTTTTGAACAACACAATgtctatttattacaaactttattgaatagtttaacaCTAAAATCTGTAAATCAAAGACAAAACAAAATACTAGAAAGAGTAGATGTTGTTTATGTAGGGCCAAATACTAGAAAGAGTAGATGATGCCAAAACAATAACATTAGCTTTCATTttttcattcaaacatttaaCCAAACACCTTAACTACATCAACTACATAGTCAGAAAAAACTTCATTCCCACAACCAAAATGAAATAAACACAaaaatacgagatagcctaaaacatgtttctaaaattgaattcaaagagaaacaaaaatagaatacttacagtatacgcagcggaattaagagtccttccttcagtttctctaactcttgtatcctctctgtcgcagagtattatcaagaaactgaaccgatcttctattgtcttcacaatcttccaatgtatccttagaaccacctagactagtgtgggcaattctcaacacatgagatagatatagagagaagaagagaaaataagaaagtggcttagaaaaggacttgtgtttagagagaatataaaactattagaaaatctgacttatcaaaaacccttttttgacttctctataagcactccttttatagactcaattaggccatttaatttaattaaaaaatcaataaaataacagccattttgaagccctaggtcgaaattatcatgggctataggcccgtgaaatttcccatttgattataagcccattggacttaaaatcaaggcctgtattattttctattgatttaattaattaaataattatttaaatcctttatcaaattaattatttataatttgaaccttgatttaaatttatttattaatttagataccaatttatcttaattaataaatctgccataatttctcttttcttctcaaaattacacaactctgtgaaac
The genomic region above belongs to Humulus lupulus chromosome 1, drHumLupu1.1, whole genome shotgun sequence and contains:
- the LOC133824657 gene encoding uncharacterized protein LOC133824657; this translates as MMLTSPTGQIETWRLKHYDAEKGWTGIELGPLYDKMMELRGQHPPEELSDKEIMERVLGRDSVYLRGWGRSPSVTTSTSHRENIVGNQPTYEELVERLNDTTSRLNATNEQLSVVVDILRHNNLMAPPPPPPTDQASDANLRESPSFSVRESQDDS